From one Brevibacterium sp. 'Marine' genomic stretch:
- a CDS encoding SURF1 family protein, whose protein sequence is MLVTCFVGLSAWQVDRAQHKNDVAESSGVDELKDFNDVMDAQAPMPGILADQRVSLSGHWIPDAQIVVPGRVQDGETGYWVVTMFAPDGAHLGEGIKAANAEKKTIAIPVVRGFTTDEDTAMTSAARDGQVELTARIGPIEGPVEGNDLPEGQVHTVSTSQIINLFPDLLTYSGFLIPETADGAAASVGTDGLEQVPTTTTRDEGGFDLQSAVYALEWIIFAAMALYMWFQLLRDDYFRRRLGEDSQESEKRVEYVVVKPAGDATIDPEVMSGLTGLPAHRHGGQKTGKKTGKKAGDKPGPTDTDTSTTGGN, encoded by the coding sequence GTGCTCGTCACCTGCTTCGTCGGTCTCTCCGCATGGCAGGTCGACCGAGCCCAGCACAAGAACGACGTCGCAGAATCCTCCGGAGTCGATGAGCTCAAGGACTTCAACGACGTCATGGATGCCCAGGCTCCGATGCCCGGCATCCTCGCCGACCAGCGGGTCAGCCTGTCCGGACACTGGATCCCCGACGCCCAGATCGTCGTCCCCGGCCGCGTCCAGGACGGCGAAACCGGGTATTGGGTCGTCACGATGTTCGCCCCCGACGGGGCCCACCTCGGTGAAGGCATCAAGGCCGCGAACGCTGAGAAGAAGACGATCGCGATCCCCGTCGTCCGCGGTTTCACCACCGACGAGGACACGGCGATGACGTCGGCGGCCCGGGACGGCCAGGTCGAGCTGACCGCTCGGATCGGTCCGATCGAAGGCCCCGTCGAGGGCAATGACCTGCCCGAGGGGCAGGTGCACACGGTCTCGACCTCGCAGATCATCAACCTGTTCCCCGACCTGCTCACCTACTCCGGATTCCTCATTCCCGAAACCGCGGACGGAGCGGCCGCATCGGTGGGCACCGACGGCCTCGAGCAGGTTCCGACCACGACGACGCGCGACGAAGGCGGATTCGATCTGCAGTCGGCGGTCTACGCCCTCGAATGGATCATCTTCGCAGCCATGGCCCTCTACATGTGGTTCCAGCTGCTGCGCGACGACTACTTCCGGCGCCGCCTCGGCGAGGATTCCCAGGAATCGGAGAAGCGCGTCGAGTATGTTGTCGTCAAACCCGCAGGCGACGCGACCATCGACCCCGAGGTGATGTCCGGACTGACCGGACTGCCGGCCCATCGTCACGGTGGACAGAAAACGGGGAAGAAAACCGGGAAGAAGGCCGGAGACAAGCCCGGCCCGACCGACACCGACACTTCCACGACCGGAGGAAACTGA
- the guaA gene encoding glutamine-hydrolyzing GMP synthase: protein MTQSQSTQVPPVLVVDFGAQYAQLIARRIREAGLYSEIIAHDAPASEFAAKSPVAIVLSGGPSSVNDAGAPSFDTSVFDLGVPTMGICYGFQLMSTALGGRVAKTDKREYGSTPVSVSQTGALLAETPGNYKVWMSHGDSVAEAPAGFDVLASTPDTPVAAFECAAKRFAGVQWHPEVLHSENGQKILENFLFNVAGLEADWTNESVIDEQVELIRARVGNKKVICGLSGGVDSSVAAALVHKAIGDQLTCVFVDHGLLRQDERVQVEKDYVDSIGVRLVTVDAREQFLSQLAGVTDPEEKRKIIGREFIRTFETAAADLVLEAQEGEGEEIAFLVQGTLYPDVVESGGGSGTANIKSHHNVGGLPDDIQFQLIEPLRALFKDEVRAIGRELGVPEVIVSRQPFPGPGLGIRIIGEVTEERLNTLRKADAIARAELTKAGLDGEIWQCPVVLLADVRSVGVQGDGRTYGHPVVLRPVSSEDAMTADWTRIPYDVLSVISNRITNEVDDINRVVLDVTSKPPGTIEWE, encoded by the coding sequence ATGACGCAATCCCAGAGCACGCAGGTGCCCCCTGTCCTCGTCGTCGATTTCGGCGCCCAGTACGCCCAGCTCATCGCGCGCCGCATCCGCGAAGCCGGTCTGTACTCGGAGATCATCGCCCACGACGCCCCGGCGTCCGAGTTCGCCGCGAAGAGCCCCGTGGCCATCGTGCTCTCCGGTGGCCCCTCGAGCGTCAATGACGCCGGCGCCCCGAGCTTCGACACGTCCGTGTTCGACCTCGGAGTGCCCACGATGGGCATCTGCTACGGCTTCCAGCTGATGTCGACCGCGCTCGGCGGTCGCGTGGCCAAGACCGATAAACGCGAATACGGATCGACCCCGGTCTCCGTGTCCCAGACCGGAGCACTGCTGGCCGAGACCCCTGGCAACTACAAGGTCTGGATGTCCCATGGGGACTCCGTCGCCGAGGCGCCTGCCGGCTTCGACGTCCTCGCCTCCACTCCTGACACTCCCGTCGCGGCCTTCGAATGCGCGGCGAAGAGGTTCGCCGGCGTGCAGTGGCACCCCGAGGTCCTCCATTCGGAGAACGGGCAGAAGATCCTCGAGAACTTCCTGTTCAACGTCGCCGGCCTCGAAGCCGACTGGACGAACGAATCCGTCATCGACGAGCAGGTCGAACTCATCCGCGCCCGTGTCGGCAACAAGAAGGTCATCTGCGGCCTGTCCGGCGGAGTCGACTCCTCCGTGGCCGCGGCCCTGGTCCACAAGGCCATCGGGGACCAGCTCACCTGTGTCTTCGTCGACCACGGTCTGCTGCGTCAGGACGAACGCGTCCAGGTCGAGAAGGACTACGTCGACTCGATCGGCGTCCGCCTGGTCACCGTCGACGCCCGTGAGCAGTTCCTCTCCCAGCTCGCCGGGGTCACCGACCCGGAGGAGAAGCGCAAGATCATCGGCCGCGAGTTCATCCGCACCTTCGAGACTGCTGCCGCCGACCTCGTGCTCGAGGCCCAGGAGGGCGAGGGCGAAGAGATCGCCTTCCTCGTCCAGGGCACCCTCTACCCCGACGTCGTCGAATCCGGCGGGGGATCGGGCACCGCGAACATCAAGAGCCACCACAACGTCGGCGGCCTGCCCGATGACATCCAGTTCCAACTCATCGAACCCCTGCGCGCCCTGTTCAAGGACGAGGTCCGCGCCATCGGCCGCGAACTCGGCGTCCCTGAGGTCATTGTCTCCCGCCAGCCGTTCCCCGGCCCCGGCCTGGGCATCCGCATCATCGGTGAGGTCACCGAGGAACGCCTGAACACACTGCGCAAGGCCGATGCGATCGCCCGCGCAGAGCTGACGAAGGCCGGCCTCGACGGAGAGATCTGGCAGTGCCCGGTCGTGCTCCTGGCCGATGTCCGCTCCGTCGGCGTCCAGGGCGACGGCCGCACCTACGGCCACCCCGTCGTGCTGCGCCCGGTCTCGAGCGAGGACGCGATGACCGCGGACTGGACGCGCATCCCCTACGATGTGCTCTCCGTGATCTCCAACCGCATCACCAACGAGGTCGACGACATCAACCGCGTCGTCCTCGACGTCACCTCGAAGCCTCCGGGCACCATCGAATGGGAGTGA
- a CDS encoding LysE family translocator, whose translation MTGPEILTITGAAAALAVTPGPETILTIRLSSLRRKAGLVYALGTATGTVIWMILALTGVSALLTVYPAAVQVLKIAGGLYLCLLGVLAGRQALRLRRELKAAEAAGGPTADVSPASSTGPASSGPVSTGPGPSAGSETPDLPDGPVTEFAQVMETASWGHLRSFVSYRRGIISSLSNPKVGLFFLAILPTLVPASPTGIDYTVLVALILGVLLSYQLVLACLASLAASAMAHRSADFVIEAASTLILLIIGIAVIAIPI comes from the coding sequence GTGACCGGACCCGAGATCCTCACCATCACCGGAGCCGCGGCGGCGCTTGCTGTCACGCCCGGCCCCGAGACGATCCTGACGATCCGCCTGTCCTCACTGCGCCGCAAGGCCGGGCTCGTCTATGCGCTCGGCACGGCCACGGGAACCGTGATCTGGATGATCCTCGCGCTCACCGGCGTCTCCGCCCTGCTGACCGTCTACCCTGCCGCCGTCCAAGTGCTCAAGATCGCCGGCGGCCTCTATCTCTGTCTCCTCGGCGTCCTCGCCGGCAGGCAGGCCCTTCGCCTGCGCCGTGAGCTGAAGGCCGCCGAGGCGGCTGGCGGACCCACCGCGGACGTCTCCCCCGCATCGTCGACCGGGCCCGCATCGTCCGGACCTGTATCGACCGGACCTGGACCGTCCGCCGGTTCCGAGACTCCCGACCTCCCCGACGGCCCCGTCACGGAGTTCGCCCAGGTCATGGAGACGGCCTCATGGGGCCACCTGCGCTCGTTCGTGTCCTATCGCCGCGGCATCATCTCCTCGCTGTCCAACCCGAAGGTCGGCCTGTTCTTCCTCGCGATCCTGCCGACCCTCGTGCCCGCATCCCCGACCGGCATCGACTACACCGTGCTCGTCGCACTGATCCTCGGCGTGCTCCTGTCCTATCAGCTCGTCCTTGCATGCCTGGCCAGCCTCGCCGCATCGGCGATGGCCCACCGCAGCGCCGACTTCGTCATCGAAGCCGCCTCCACGCTCATCCTGCTCATCATCGGCATCGCGGTCATCGCGATCCCCATCTGA
- a CDS encoding GuaB3 family IMP dehydrogenase-related protein — MSSEIEIGRGKRGRRAYSLDDIAIVPARRTRDPEDVSLSWQIDAYQFELPFIGAPMDSAMSPETVIALGRFGGLGVLDLEGLWTRYEDPTPQLAEIAQLPAEMATSRMQELYSAPIQAELITARLEQIREAGVTVAGALTPQRTQEFYKTVVDAGVDIFVIRGTTVSAEHVSTHTEPLNLKQFIYELDVPVIVGGAATYTAALHLMRTGAAGVLVGFGGGAAATTRKTLGIHAPMATAVADVHAARRDYMDESGGRYVHVIADGGLGTSGEIVKAFGVGADAVMLGTALARSTEAPGRGMHWGAEAHHPDLPRGHRVELGTVGSLEQVLFGPGRTAIGELNLAGALRRALATTGYLDLKEFQRVDVTVSPYQTGSVV; from the coding sequence GTGAGTTCTGAAATCGAAATCGGCAGAGGCAAGCGCGGCCGTCGCGCCTATTCGCTCGACGACATCGCCATCGTCCCCGCTCGCCGCACCCGTGACCCCGAAGACGTGTCCCTGAGCTGGCAGATCGACGCCTACCAGTTCGAGCTGCCCTTCATCGGCGCCCCCATGGACTCGGCCATGTCCCCGGAGACCGTCATCGCCCTCGGCCGATTCGGCGGCCTCGGCGTCCTCGACCTCGAAGGACTGTGGACCCGGTACGAGGACCCGACCCCGCAGCTGGCCGAAATCGCCCAGCTGCCGGCCGAGATGGCGACCTCCCGGATGCAGGAGCTCTACTCCGCACCCATCCAGGCCGAACTCATCACCGCCCGCCTCGAGCAGATCCGCGAGGCCGGAGTCACCGTCGCCGGCGCCCTGACCCCGCAGCGGACCCAGGAGTTCTACAAGACCGTCGTCGACGCCGGTGTCGACATCTTCGTCATCCGCGGCACCACGGTCTCGGCCGAGCACGTCTCGACCCACACCGAACCGCTCAACCTCAAGCAGTTCATCTACGAACTCGATGTGCCCGTCATCGTCGGCGGAGCCGCCACCTACACCGCGGCCCTGCACCTCATGCGCACCGGTGCCGCCGGCGTCCTCGTCGGCTTCGGCGGGGGAGCGGCGGCCACGACTCGCAAGACCTTGGGCATCCACGCCCCGATGGCCACGGCCGTCGCCGACGTCCACGCCGCCCGGCGCGACTATATGGACGAATCCGGCGGCCGCTACGTCCATGTCATCGCCGACGGCGGACTCGGCACCAGCGGCGAGATCGTCAAGGCCTTCGGAGTCGGCGCCGACGCCGTCATGCTCGGCACCGCCCTGGCCCGGTCGACCGAAGCCCCCGGCCGCGGCATGCACTGGGGCGCCGAAGCCCACCACCCGGACCTGCCGCGCGGCCACCGCGTGGAACTGGGCACCGTCGGCAGCCTCGAACAGGTCCTCTTCGGCCCCGGCCGCACCGCGATCGGCGAACTCAACCTCGCCGGTGCCCTGCGGCGGGCACTGGCGACCACCGGCTACCTCGACCTCAAGGAATTCCAGCGCGTCGACGTCACCGTCTCGCCCTACCAGACCGGTTCGGTGGTCTGA
- a CDS encoding energy-coupling factor transporter transmembrane protein EcfT gives MSGKRPVGVGDTGVGAGDTGTTWRKHAGIKARPQLFGKVAHPRGWLHSVPTGVKLAVIAVVGIVALIFRDAVINWSMFAVLVVLGFTARLRVTHFLRTWIYVAVLVAIVMGLQYLFGSMESGLAVGGTVFACVQAALILTLTTSVAQLLDTFTVLVSPLRFFGANTEAVALTASLMVRAISHISGLLGEAERAARARGLDSSIKARVVPAILRSVKYAQDTGRALDARGIVD, from the coding sequence ATGAGTGGGAAACGTCCTGTCGGGGTCGGCGATACCGGCGTTGGTGCCGGTGACACCGGAACGACGTGGCGGAAGCACGCCGGCATCAAGGCCAGGCCGCAGCTCTTCGGGAAGGTGGCGCATCCTCGGGGATGGCTGCATTCGGTGCCGACGGGGGTGAAGTTGGCGGTGATCGCCGTCGTCGGCATCGTCGCGCTCATCTTCCGTGACGCGGTCATCAACTGGTCGATGTTCGCGGTCCTCGTCGTCCTCGGCTTCACCGCCCGGCTGCGGGTGACGCACTTCCTGCGCACATGGATCTATGTGGCGGTGCTCGTGGCCATCGTCATGGGGCTGCAGTACCTCTTCGGGTCCATGGAGTCGGGTCTGGCCGTCGGCGGGACCGTGTTCGCCTGTGTGCAGGCGGCCCTGATCCTCACCCTGACGACGTCGGTAGCTCAGCTGCTCGACACGTTCACGGTGCTGGTCTCGCCCCTGCGGTTCTTCGGTGCGAACACCGAAGCGGTCGCACTGACCGCGAGTCTCATGGTCAGGGCGATCTCCCATATCTCCGGTCTGCTCGGGGAGGCCGAGCGTGCTGCTCGGGCCAGGGGACTGGACTCGAGCATCAAGGCCCGAGTGGTGCCGGCGATCCTGCGGTCGGTGAAATACGCCCAGGACACCGGTCGGGCGCTCGATGCCCGCGGCATCGTCGACTGA
- a CDS encoding mechanosensitive ion channel, whose protein sequence is MQGMDIWSVLAKVGLAIVILIVTWILAAIVKWAIGKLVTKVPALQRDGSNGQQIGKSVGQIAGLVIWLLGLIAVLQLFNLDQVLSPLQGLLDGIFGFLPNIIGAGFIFFIGYVFAKIAKQLVQTALNAVDLTKLTSKFRSLGDKATGVAEGTGHAQPQPGTTQQYAAQGQQGGQPGMPPQGQQGVPPQGQQGMPPQAGHPGHAPNPNAEANAKISNLIGNLVFGIIIIVVAISALQVLGIRAISEPAQQMLQIFLNAIPLIIAAGILLAIGFVIAKFLGNLLEQILQGIGTDRAINEIGIVPEGTSASNVITRLVQVAIMIFFAIMAARMLGFPEITNILNEILDLGGSVLFGAAIIAAGFLIAAIIGKFITNNLASKVLRYSAIALFIAMGLRYMGLADSIINLAFGAVVIGGAAAAALAFGLGGRDAAAKMLDKVDLAEAAEKQNPDAVDSSTPGTATPTTGNGGGSGSGGASSANES, encoded by the coding sequence ATGCAAGGTATGGATATCTGGTCGGTCCTGGCGAAAGTCGGGCTGGCAATCGTCATTCTCATCGTCACCTGGATTCTCGCCGCCATCGTCAAATGGGCGATCGGCAAACTTGTCACCAAGGTCCCCGCTCTGCAGCGGGACGGAAGCAATGGTCAGCAGATCGGCAAGTCGGTCGGGCAGATCGCCGGACTCGTCATCTGGCTGCTCGGACTCATCGCCGTTCTCCAGCTGTTCAACCTCGATCAGGTGCTTTCTCCGCTGCAGGGTCTGCTCGATGGAATCTTCGGGTTCCTGCCGAACATCATCGGCGCAGGATTCATCTTCTTCATCGGCTATGTCTTCGCGAAGATCGCCAAACAGCTCGTCCAGACCGCGCTCAATGCTGTGGACCTGACGAAGCTGACCTCGAAGTTCCGCTCACTCGGTGACAAAGCCACCGGAGTCGCCGAAGGCACCGGACATGCTCAACCGCAACCCGGCACCACCCAGCAGTACGCCGCACAGGGCCAGCAGGGCGGTCAGCCAGGTATGCCGCCGCAGGGTCAGCAGGGCGTTCCACCGCAGGGCCAGCAGGGTATGCCGCCGCAGGCCGGCCACCCCGGTCACGCGCCGAACCCGAACGCTGAGGCGAACGCGAAGATCTCGAACCTCATCGGCAACCTGGTCTTCGGGATCATCATCATCGTCGTCGCGATCTCGGCGCTGCAGGTCCTCGGCATCAGGGCGATCTCGGAGCCTGCCCAGCAGATGCTCCAGATCTTCCTCAACGCGATCCCGCTCATCATCGCCGCCGGCATCCTGCTGGCCATCGGCTTCGTCATCGCCAAGTTCCTCGGCAATCTGCTCGAGCAGATCCTCCAGGGCATCGGCACCGACAGAGCCATCAACGAGATCGGGATCGTGCCCGAAGGCACCAGCGCTTCCAATGTGATCACCCGTCTCGTGCAGGTGGCCATCATGATCTTCTTCGCGATCATGGCCGCCCGGATGCTCGGATTCCCCGAGATCACGAACATCCTCAACGAGATCCTCGACCTCGGCGGCAGCGTGCTCTTCGGCGCTGCGATCATCGCCGCGGGATTCCTCATCGCCGCGATCATCGGCAAGTTCATTACGAACAACCTCGCGTCCAAGGTGCTGCGCTACTCGGCGATCGCCCTGTTCATCGCGATGGGCCTGCGTTACATGGGCCTGGCGGATTCGATCATCAACCTCGCCTTCGGAGCCGTCGTCATCGGCGGTGCCGCGGCAGCCGCCCTGGCCTTCGGCCTCGGCGGACGTGACGCGGCCGCGAAGATGCTCGACAAGGTCGACCTCGCCGAGGCGGCCGAGAAGCAGAATCCCGACGCCGTGGACAGCTCCACTCCGGGGACCGCAACGCCGACCACCGGAAACGGCGGTGGCAGCGGAAGTGGGGGAGCCTCCTCGGCGAATGAGAGCTGA
- a CDS encoding biotin transporter BioY, with the protein MTPTHSTTSAGITRPRSAGSDIALVAVFAAMLAAFAMMPPVPVGPLGVPITLQTFAIALCGMVLGPWRGFAATLLYVVLGLIGLPIFSGMRGGIGVLAGPSAGYILSFALYALLAGLIARWAVRRFSGMKLGVVLFLGGFGGSLLLNHPLGILGMSINGDLPLGVAAVADLAYWPGDIVKNILAASVAVLIHRAFPDVLRRRGISVESVATGQERGAK; encoded by the coding sequence ATGACACCGACCCACAGCACCACCTCGGCGGGCATCACCCGTCCTCGCTCGGCCGGCAGCGATATCGCCCTCGTCGCGGTCTTCGCGGCGATGCTCGCCGCCTTCGCCATGATGCCGCCGGTCCCGGTCGGTCCCCTCGGTGTGCCGATCACCCTGCAGACCTTCGCGATCGCACTGTGCGGCATGGTGCTCGGACCCTGGCGCGGCTTCGCCGCCACGCTGCTCTACGTCGTCCTCGGGCTCATCGGACTCCCGATCTTCTCGGGGATGCGCGGCGGAATCGGCGTCCTCGCCGGCCCGAGCGCCGGCTATATCCTCTCCTTCGCCCTCTACGCCCTCCTCGCCGGACTCATCGCCCGCTGGGCCGTGCGTCGCTTCAGCGGAATGAAGCTCGGTGTGGTGCTGTTCCTCGGCGGCTTCGGCGGCAGCCTCCTGCTCAACCACCCGCTGGGCATCCTCGGCATGTCGATCAACGGCGACCTGCCACTCGGCGTCGCCGCGGTCGCAGACCTCGCCTACTGGCCCGGTGACATTGTGAAGAACATCCTGGCCGCCTCGGTGGCGGTGCTCATCCACCGTGCGTTCCCCGATGTGCTGCGTCGTCGCGGCATCAGCGTCGAATCGGTGGCGACCGGTCAGGAGCGGGGCGCGAAGTGA
- a CDS encoding LysR family transcriptional regulator, whose protein sequence is MWDLNRLRVWRAVAATGSVVAAAKNLNYTPATVSQHITTLQKAVGAPLYRRSGRGIEITELGRRLADDSAEVFTAVGRLDDLVEGFRNVSRPRLRIAAFTSFNARLLPGIIDTVAQDHPNLRFDIQLNEPAKNRRGHCLIEIRAEVPQDGEIHLPEMTRIPLFDDDYRVVVPEGHRFAGRRSVPFIDLEDEHWVDYDMWAGPSSKVVDHACAAAGFERKSFAACEDDFAALALVASHMGVTVLPRLSTLQLPPGLTAVDLTDPVPMRRVVMHIRDKDAHLPHVRAFATAAEQAVAPHLTP, encoded by the coding sequence ATGTGGGATCTCAATCGTCTGCGGGTCTGGCGGGCCGTCGCGGCCACCGGCTCCGTGGTCGCCGCGGCGAAGAACCTCAACTACACCCCGGCGACCGTCAGCCAGCACATCACCACCCTGCAGAAGGCCGTCGGGGCACCGCTCTACCGGCGGTCGGGTCGCGGCATCGAGATCACCGAGCTCGGCCGACGTCTGGCCGATGACTCCGCGGAGGTCTTCACAGCGGTGGGCCGCCTCGACGATCTGGTCGAGGGCTTCCGCAATGTCAGCAGACCCCGGCTGCGGATCGCGGCGTTCACCTCGTTCAACGCGCGTCTGCTGCCGGGCATCATCGACACCGTGGCCCAGGATCATCCGAACCTGCGATTCGATATCCAGCTCAACGAACCGGCGAAGAATCGGCGCGGGCACTGCCTCATCGAAATCCGCGCCGAGGTCCCTCAGGATGGGGAGATCCACCTGCCGGAGATGACGCGCATTCCGCTCTTCGATGATGACTATCGGGTCGTGGTTCCCGAGGGCCACCGGTTCGCAGGCCGCCGGTCCGTGCCGTTCATCGATCTCGAGGACGAGCACTGGGTCGACTACGACATGTGGGCCGGGCCCTCGAGCAAGGTCGTCGACCATGCATGCGCCGCGGCCGGATTCGAACGCAAGAGCTTCGCCGCCTGCGAGGACGACTTCGCGGCTCTGGCATTGGTGGCGTCGCATATGGGCGTCACGGTCCTCCCGCGGCTCTCGACTCTGCAGCTGCCGCCCGGCCTGACCGCCGTCGACCTCACCGACCCCGTCCCGATGCGCCGGGTCGTCATGCACATCCGCGACAAAGACGCGCACTTACCCCACGTCCGTGCCTTCGCCACGGCAGCGGAGCAAGCCGTCGCACCCCACCTCACCCCTTAA
- the panC gene encoding pantoate--beta-alanine ligase has translation MEVGGIQALRRWRAEQSGRVGLVPTMGALHSGHQALMTRARSESDLVVASIFVNPLQFGADEDFVQYPRPIEEDLKRCEEAGVDFVFAPALAEMYPSAPEVRVVAGRMGAVFEGAARPGHFDGVLTVVAKLFTLIAPDVTVFGLKDIQQFVLVKRMIADLNFDIELIGLPVVRDADGLAMSSRNSYLAADDRARALAIPRALDAAAEAAERGRGTTGPSAGGGSSGSGGGGTGAGLPAAVEAAALAELEPAAERGDLEIIYCSLVESATLQPCPPDFTGPALLLVSATVGGTHLIDNLPLEF, from the coding sequence ATGGAGGTCGGCGGCATTCAGGCGCTGCGTCGGTGGCGGGCAGAACAGTCCGGCCGCGTCGGACTCGTCCCCACGATGGGTGCCCTGCACTCCGGTCATCAGGCGCTCATGACTCGTGCCCGATCCGAATCGGATCTCGTCGTGGCCTCGATCTTCGTCAATCCGCTCCAGTTCGGCGCCGACGAGGACTTCGTCCAGTACCCGCGACCGATCGAAGAGGACCTGAAGAGGTGCGAGGAGGCCGGAGTCGACTTCGTCTTCGCTCCGGCGCTCGCGGAGATGTACCCGTCCGCACCCGAAGTGCGGGTCGTCGCCGGGCGCATGGGGGCGGTGTTCGAAGGCGCGGCCAGGCCCGGGCACTTCGACGGCGTACTCACCGTCGTGGCGAAGCTCTTCACCCTCATCGCCCCCGACGTCACGGTCTTCGGGCTCAAGGACATTCAGCAGTTCGTTCTGGTCAAACGCATGATCGCCGACCTCAACTTCGATATCGAGCTCATCGGACTGCCCGTCGTCCGGGACGCCGACGGGCTGGCCATGTCGAGCCGTAACTCCTACCTGGCCGCCGACGATCGGGCCCGGGCCCTGGCGATTCCGCGGGCCCTCGATGCCGCCGCCGAGGCGGCCGAACGGGGCCGTGGAACGACGGGGCCCAGCGCCGGTGGCGGCAGCAGCGGCAGCGGCGGCGGTGGCACGGGTGCGGGCCTGCCCGCCGCTGTCGAGGCAGCCGCACTCGCCGAACTTGAACCGGCGGCCGAGCGCGGCGATCTCGAGATCATCTACTGCAGCCTCGTCGAGTCCGCAACCCTGCAGCCATGCCCACCGGACTTCACAGGGCCCGCACTCCTGCTCGTCTCCGCGACGGTCGGCGGAACTCATCTCATCGACAATCTGCCGCTGGAATTCTGA
- a CDS encoding DUF3817 domain-containing protein — protein sequence MSEEHESLDSRPDFDENEVWSVKRFTSARNALKFYRVMALITGTMLLILTVEMIYKYLIAADSETALNFGGFNLAAAIAICHGWCYVVYLIGCFWLNQQMRWSLGRYLILALAGVVPVMSFILERRIHRQVDAELEAAVVVAPRS from the coding sequence GTGAGCGAAGAACACGAGTCCTTGGACTCCCGCCCCGATTTCGACGAGAACGAGGTGTGGAGCGTCAAACGCTTCACCTCGGCCCGCAATGCGCTGAAGTTCTACCGCGTGATGGCCCTCATCACCGGCACGATGCTGCTCATCCTCACGGTCGAGATGATCTACAAGTACCTCATCGCCGCCGACTCGGAGACAGCCCTGAACTTCGGCGGCTTCAACCTCGCCGCGGCCATCGCGATCTGCCACGGCTGGTGCTATGTCGTCTACCTCATCGGCTGCTTCTGGCTCAATCAGCAGATGCGCTGGAGCCTCGGCCGCTATCTCATCCTCGCCCTGGCCGGCGTCGTGCCAGTGATGTCGTTCATCTTGGAGCGCCGCATCCACCGCCAGGTCGACGCGGAGCTCGAAGCCGCCGTCGTCGTCGCCCCCAGGTCCTAG
- a CDS encoding ABC transporter ATP-binding protein, whose amino-acid sequence MTREIRLSDVGVGVIDDGPDGDVVRPILTHITLTLTEDVVAVIGANGSGKSTLLQLFNGLVTANAGEVLVDGFDPRWQPAKVRSRVGFVFTDPAAQLVMPTPIEDIELSLRKSVPKRERRAAALAVLDELGIADLAERSVYELSGGQRQLVALAAVLAVDPQILVLDEPTTLLDLRNKERLRVHLQNLVSRRGVRIILTTHDLEFAQIAQRAIVVDDGRIACDATPAEAVAAYRNLIMSDTP is encoded by the coding sequence GTGACACGTGAGATCCGGTTGAGCGACGTCGGCGTCGGAGTCATCGACGACGGACCCGACGGCGATGTCGTGCGCCCGATCCTCACACACATCACCCTCACCCTCACCGAGGATGTCGTCGCCGTCATCGGCGCCAACGGTTCGGGGAAGTCGACCCTGCTGCAGCTGTTCAACGGGCTGGTCACCGCAAATGCCGGTGAGGTCCTCGTCGACGGTTTCGACCCGCGCTGGCAGCCGGCGAAGGTGCGCTCTCGCGTCGGTTTCGTCTTCACCGATCCGGCCGCGCAGCTGGTCATGCCCACCCCGATCGAGGACATCGAACTGTCCCTGCGCAAGTCCGTGCCCAAGCGTGAGCGGCGGGCCGCGGCCCTGGCGGTGCTCGACGAACTCGGCATCGCCGACCTGGCCGAACGCAGCGTCTACGAACTCTCCGGCGGTCAGCGACAGCTCGTCGCCTTGGCCGCGGTACTCGCGGTCGATCCGCAGATCCTCGTCCTCGACGAGCCGACGACCCTGCTCGACCTGCGCAACAAGGAGCGCCTGCGCGTGCATCTGCAGAACCTCGTGTCCAGGCGCGGGGTGCGCATCATCCTCACCACCCATGACCTCGAGTTCGCGCAGATCGCCCAGCGGGCAATCGTCGTCGACGACGGTCGGATCGCTTGCGATGCCACCCCCGCCGAGGCGGTCGCCGCCTACCGGAACCTCATCATGAGCGATACGCCATGA